A window from Salvelinus fontinalis isolate EN_2023a chromosome 8, ASM2944872v1, whole genome shotgun sequence encodes these proteins:
- the LOC129860936 gene encoding myelin transcription factor 1-like isoform X2 has product MKMKLCKTFLENEFRGQLLNQRWTRGDRISRFCETKRSLRIKMSQDTAETRTRTRSKGIRVPVELVGAELSCPTPGCDGSGHVIGRYSRHRSILGCPIVKKRKLVEAEEEENQPAPKKKTLPLKLAMDEGFNTADSDAASEAEHKEGEESEEEEQKEKENSKTPNPAMSMKADCSQVVPEDTEKETSNESDTIAVPEAGTSQKDTVTTTQQQASTEAEAEAEADRHKEEVQVVAEIQAAEEEEEEEDEDTVDVHRTIEQPKGDNETGRAESEEKQKEEVGEEEGGGEEEKEEERQFVSQEISDHQYSSGDYSRHPAKEEGDEEEEKKGEEKEEEEEEEEVEEEVEEEKEEEEDEVVYMEPAIPLAPSTPAQECEDTEVAAGEVKIGSPLTEEEEEEEEEEEETEAGEVEEEDHDSHKAPPTTVAIEIRSEEEEEEEEEEEEDDCLSQGSGVTDDSETWDMTRGNLGLLEQAIALKAEQVRGPHVDQQSPEHQHYHSPDDRASKAMDQAMRHRGHHSKEKKEVKCPTPGCDGTGHVTGLYPHHRSLSGCPHKDRIPPEILAMHENVLKCPTPGCIGQGHVNSNRNTHRSLSGCPIAAAEKLSKGGHVTPSHPQPSVSEPATGSPHSDRVLRPMCFVKQLEIPQYGYRPNMVPATPRANLAKELEKYSKVSFDYASFDVQVFGKPLLVPKIPATSQTSPKAFKSKPFPKATSPGHSFSGGYAKSSSSSSSSGYDYTHDAEAAHMAATAILNLSTRCWESPENLSTKQQDPAGKDIDIEVDENGTLDLSMKKPIKMEGMQSPDPCSSSSSQHPGDVPSSQGHLQEELEGPLDFTKPNCPKEKEEQEEMDYVAHSYTSSDAEDDDITQESMEDRKYPGEVTTSSFKVQFSPKDCKKEVLLCPTPGCDGSGHITGNYASHRSLSGCPLADKSLRTLMAAHSAELKCPTPECDGSGHITGNYASHRSLSGCPRAKKGAVKTTPTKDDKEDSELLSRCPVPGCDSLGHISGKYATHRSAYGCPLAARRQKEGLLNGSPFSWKAFKMEGPTCPTPGCDGSGHANGSFLTHRSLSGCPRASANKKRTRFPGDEYITAKFKASDVLDNDEDIKQLNKEIGELSESNSEMEDDMMNLHTQISSMEKNLKSMEEENKQIEERNDALYMELSGLSQALIRSLSNIRLPHMQEPMSHQNFDNYVDTLTHMFSNKDCYQNPENRALLESINQAVKGIEV; this is encoded by the exons ATGAAGATGAAGCTGTGTAAAACTTTTTTAG AAAATGAGTTCAGAGGGCAGCTGCTGAACCAGAGGTGGACGCGAGGAGACAGAATAAGCAGATTCTGTGAGACCAAGAGGAGCCTTCGAATCAAA atgaGTCAGGACACAGCAGAAACGAGAACCCGGACCCGCTCAAAAGGCATCAGAG TACCCGTTGAACTTGTGGGAGCAGAGTTAAG CTGCCCCACCCCCGGGTGCGATGGTTCAGGCCATGTCATTGGGAGATATTCACGACACAGAAG CATTCTTGGATGCCCAATAGTGAAGAAGAGGAAACTTGTGGAGGCGGAGGAAGAAGAGAATCAACCCGCCCCCAAGAAAAAGACCCTGCCCCTGAAGTTGGCCATGGACGAGGGCTTCAACACAGCAGACAGTGACGCCGCAAGTGAGGCAGAGCAtaaggagggagaggagtcagaggaggaggagcagaaagagaaggAAAATAGCAAAACACCAAACCCAGCCATGTCCATGAAAG CCGATTGCTCACAGGTGGTACCCGAAGACACCGAAAAAGAGACATCTAATGAGTCCGACACCATAGCTGTACCTGAAGCAGGGACTTCGCAGAAGGACACAGTCACCACAACCCAACAGCAAGCTTCCACAGAGGCAgaagcagaggcagaggcagacagacacaaagaggaggTGCAAGTAGTGGCAGAGATACAGGccgctgaggaggaggaggaggaggaagatgaggatacAGTTGATGTACACAGAACAATAGAGCAGCCCAAAGGCGACAATGAAACagggagagcagagagtgagGAGAAGCAAAAGGaggaggtaggagaggaggagggaggaggggaggaagagaaagaggaggagaggcaatTTGTGAGTCAGGAGATCTCAGATCACCAGTATTCCAGTGGCGACTATAGCAGGCATCCGGCaaaagaggagggagatgaggaagaagagaagaagggagaggaaaaggaggaggaggaggaagaggaggaggtggaagaggaggtagaggaagaaaaggaggaagaggaggatgaggtggTCTACATGGAGCCTGCCATCCCTCTTGCCCCTAGTACTCCTGCTCAGGAATGTGAGGATACAGAAGTGGCAGCGGGGGAGGTAAAGATTGGTTCCCCGTTGactgaagaggaggaagaggaggaggaagaagaggaggaaacagAAGCAGGGGAGGTGGAAGAAGAGGACCACGACTCTCACAAAGCCCCACCTACCACAGTGGCCATTGAGATACgatctgaggaagaggaagaggaggaggaagaggaggaggaagatgactgTCTCTCACAGGGTTCGGGTGTGACAGATGACTCAGAGACCTGGGATATGACCCGGGGGAACTTGGGACTGCTGGAGCAAGCCATCGCCCTGAAGGCCGAGCAGGTGAGAGGGCCGCACGTCGACCAACAGTCTCCAGAGCACCAGCACTACCACAGCCCCGACGACAGGGCCAGCAAAGCCATGGACCAAGCCATGCGACACAGAGGACACCACAGCAAAG AAAAGAAGGAGGTGAAATGCCCTACCCCTGGGTGTGATGGGACGGGCCATGTGACTGGGCTGTACCCCCACCACCGCAGCCTCTCTGGGTGCCCTCACAAAGACAGGATCCCACCTGAGA tACTGGCCATGCACGAGAACGTGCTGAAGTGTCCAACTCCAGGATGCATAGGCCAGGGTCACGTAAACAGCAATCGCAACACACACCGCAG TCTGTCCGGTTGTCCCATAGCAGCTGCAGAGAAACTCTCCAAGGGGGGCCATGTCACCCCCAGTCACCCTCAGCCTTCAGTCAGCGAGCCCGCAACTGGGAGCCCACATTCAGACAGAGTTCTCAG acCTATGTGTTTTGTGAAGCAGCTGGAGATCCCTCAGTACGGCTACAGACCCAACATGGTGCCTGCCACACCCCGCGCCAACCTGGCCAAAGAGCTGGAGAAATACTCCAAGGTCTCCTTCGACTATGCAAGCTTCGACGTCCAGGTGTTTGGGAAGCCTTTGCTGGTTCCAAAGATACCCGCCACCAGCCAAACCTCACCCAAAGCCTTCAAAT cTAAACCATTCCCTAAGGCCACGTCCCCGGGCCATAGCTTCTCGGGAGGATATGCAAAGAGCagctcctcctcgtcctccagtGGCTACGATTATACCCATGATGCCGAGGCTGCTCACATGGCTGCCACTGCCATTCTGAACCTGTCCACACGCTGCTGGGAGAGTCCAGAGAACCTTAGCACCAAACAGCAGGACCCAGCTGGCAAG GACATAGATATTGAAGTGGATGAGAATGGGACACTGGACCTGAGCATGAAGAAGCCCATCAAGATGGAAGGGATGCAATCACCCGACccctgttcttcctcctcctcgcagCACCCGGGAGACGTTCCCTCGTCCCAGGGCCACCTACAGGAGGAGCTGGAGGGGCCTCTGGACTTCACTAAGCCAAACTGTCCCAAAgagaaggaggagcaggaggag ATGGACTATGTGGCCCACTCCTACACCTCCTCTGACGCAGAAGATGATGACATCACCCAGGAGAGCATGGAGGACAGGAAGTACCCAGGCGAGGTCACCACGTCCAGCTTCAAGGTCCAGTTCTCGCCCAAAGACTGCAAAAAAGAGGTTCTACT GTGTCCCACCCCAGGTTGTGATGGCAGTGGGCACATCACTGGAAACTACGCTTCACATCGGAG TTTGTCAGGCTGTCCTCTTGCTGATAAGTCTCTTCGGACCCTCATGGCTGCCCACTCTGCTGAACTGAA GTGTCCGACCCCTGAATGCGATGGATCAGGTCACATCACTGGAAACTACGCCTCCCATAGAAG TTTGTCTGGATGCCCCCGTGCTAAGAAAGGTGCCGTCAAAACAACACCCACCAAGGATGACAAGGAAGACTCTGAGCTTTTAAG TAGATGCCCGGTGCCCGGCTGTGACAGCCTGGGCCACATCAGTGGGAAGTATGCCACCCACCGTAGTGCATACGGGTGCCCGCTGGCAGCGAGGCGTCAGAAGGAGGGGCTCCTCAACGGTTCTCCTTTCTCCTGGAAGGCCTTTAAGATGGAGGGCCCCACCTGTCCCACCCCCGGCTGTGATGGATCAGGACACGCCAACGGCAGCTTCCTCACACACCGCAG TCTCTCTGGTTGTCCCAGAGCCTCCGCTAATAAGAAGAGAACTAGGTTCCCTGGAGACGAGTACATTACAGCAAAGTTCAAGGCCAGCGATG TTCTGGATAATGATGAAGATATCAAGCAGCTGAACAAAGAGATCGGGGAACTGAGTGAGTCCAACTCAGAGATGGAGGATGATATGATGAACCTGCACACACAG ATCTCATCCATGGAGAAGAACCTGAAGAGTATGGAGGAGGAAAACAAGCAGATCGAGGAGAGGAACGATGCCCTGTACATGGAGCTGTCTGGCCTGAGCCAAGCTCTGATCCGCAGCCTGTCCAACATCCGGCTGCCACACATG CAGGAACCTATGTCGCACCAGAACTTCGATAATTACGTGGACACCTTGACCCATATGTTCTCCAATAAAGATTGCTACCAAAACCCGGAGAACCGCGCTCTGTTGGAGTCCATCAACCAAGCAGTAAAAGGCATCGAAGTGTAG
- the LOC129860936 gene encoding myelin transcription factor 1-like isoform X6 produces MSQDTAETRTRTRSKGIRVPVELVGAELSSCPTPGCDGSGHVIGRYSRHRSILGCPIVKKRKLVEAEEEENQPAPKKKTLPLKLAMDEGFNTADSDAASEAEHKEGEESEEEEQKEKENSKTPNPAMSMKADCSQVVPEDTEKETSNESDTIAVPEAGTSQKDTVTTTQQQASTEAEAEAEADRHKEEVQVVAEIQAAEEEEEEEDEDTVDVHRTIEQPKGDNETGRAESEEKQKEEVGEEEGGGEEEKEEERQFVSQEISDHQYSSGDYSRHPAKEEGDEEEEKKGEEKEEEEEEEEVEEEVEEEKEEEEDEVVYMEPAIPLAPSTPAQECEDTEVAAGEVKIGSPLTEEEEEEEEEEEETEAGEVEEEDHDSHKAPPTTVAIEIRSEEEEEEEEEEEEDDCLSQGSGVTDDSETWDMTRGNLGLLEQAIALKAEQVRGPHVDQQSPEHQHYHSPDDRASKAMDQAMRHRGHHSKEKKEVKCPTPGCDGTGHVTGLYPHHRSLSGCPHKDRIPPEILAMHENVLKCPTPGCIGQGHVNSNRNTHRSLSGCPIAAAEKLSKGGHVTPSHPQPSVSEPATGSPHSDRVLRPMCFVKQLEIPQYGYRPNMVPATPRANLAKELEKYSKVSFDYASFDVQVFGKPLLVPKIPATSQTSPKAFKSKPFPKATSPGHSFSGGYAKSSSSSSSSGYDYTHDAEAAHMAATAILNLSTRCWESPENLSTKQQDPAGKDIDIEVDENGTLDLSMKKPIKMEGMQSPDPCSSSSSQHPGDVPSSQGHLQEELEGPLDFTKPNCPKEKEEQEEMDYVAHSYTSSDAEDDDITQESMEDRKYPGEVTTSSFKVQFSPKDCKKEVLLCPTPGCDGSGHITGNYASHRSLSGCPLADKSLRTLMAAHSAELKCPTPECDGSGHITGNYASHRSLSGCPRAKKGAVKTTPTKDDKEDSELLSRCPVPGCDSLGHISGKYATHRSAYGCPLAARRQKEGLLNGSPFSWKAFKMEGPTCPTPGCDGSGHANGSFLTHRSLSGCPRASANKKRTRFPGDEYITAKFKASDVLDNDEDIKQLNKEIGELSESNSEMEDDMMNLHTQISSMEKNLKSMEEENKQIEERNDALYMELSGLSQALIRSLSNIRLPHMQEPMSHQNFDNYVDTLTHMFSNKDCYQNPENRALLESINQAVKGIEV; encoded by the exons atgaGTCAGGACACAGCAGAAACGAGAACCCGGACCCGCTCAAAAGGCATCAGAG TACCCGTTGAACTTGTGGGAGCAGAGTTAAG TAGCTGCCCCACCCCCGGGTGCGATGGTTCAGGCCATGTCATTGGGAGATATTCACGACACAGAAG CATTCTTGGATGCCCAATAGTGAAGAAGAGGAAACTTGTGGAGGCGGAGGAAGAAGAGAATCAACCCGCCCCCAAGAAAAAGACCCTGCCCCTGAAGTTGGCCATGGACGAGGGCTTCAACACAGCAGACAGTGACGCCGCAAGTGAGGCAGAGCAtaaggagggagaggagtcagaggaggaggagcagaaagagaaggAAAATAGCAAAACACCAAACCCAGCCATGTCCATGAAAG CCGATTGCTCACAGGTGGTACCCGAAGACACCGAAAAAGAGACATCTAATGAGTCCGACACCATAGCTGTACCTGAAGCAGGGACTTCGCAGAAGGACACAGTCACCACAACCCAACAGCAAGCTTCCACAGAGGCAgaagcagaggcagaggcagacagacacaaagaggaggTGCAAGTAGTGGCAGAGATACAGGccgctgaggaggaggaggaggaggaagatgaggatacAGTTGATGTACACAGAACAATAGAGCAGCCCAAAGGCGACAATGAAACagggagagcagagagtgagGAGAAGCAAAAGGaggaggtaggagaggaggagggaggaggggaggaagagaaagaggaggagaggcaatTTGTGAGTCAGGAGATCTCAGATCACCAGTATTCCAGTGGCGACTATAGCAGGCATCCGGCaaaagaggagggagatgaggaagaagagaagaagggagaggaaaaggaggaggaggaggaagaggaggaggtggaagaggaggtagaggaagaaaaggaggaagaggaggatgaggtggTCTACATGGAGCCTGCCATCCCTCTTGCCCCTAGTACTCCTGCTCAGGAATGTGAGGATACAGAAGTGGCAGCGGGGGAGGTAAAGATTGGTTCCCCGTTGactgaagaggaggaagaggaggaggaagaagaggaggaaacagAAGCAGGGGAGGTGGAAGAAGAGGACCACGACTCTCACAAAGCCCCACCTACCACAGTGGCCATTGAGATACgatctgaggaagaggaagaggaggaggaagaggaggaggaagatgactgTCTCTCACAGGGTTCGGGTGTGACAGATGACTCAGAGACCTGGGATATGACCCGGGGGAACTTGGGACTGCTGGAGCAAGCCATCGCCCTGAAGGCCGAGCAGGTGAGAGGGCCGCACGTCGACCAACAGTCTCCAGAGCACCAGCACTACCACAGCCCCGACGACAGGGCCAGCAAAGCCATGGACCAAGCCATGCGACACAGAGGACACCACAGCAAAG AAAAGAAGGAGGTGAAATGCCCTACCCCTGGGTGTGATGGGACGGGCCATGTGACTGGGCTGTACCCCCACCACCGCAGCCTCTCTGGGTGCCCTCACAAAGACAGGATCCCACCTGAGA tACTGGCCATGCACGAGAACGTGCTGAAGTGTCCAACTCCAGGATGCATAGGCCAGGGTCACGTAAACAGCAATCGCAACACACACCGCAG TCTGTCCGGTTGTCCCATAGCAGCTGCAGAGAAACTCTCCAAGGGGGGCCATGTCACCCCCAGTCACCCTCAGCCTTCAGTCAGCGAGCCCGCAACTGGGAGCCCACATTCAGACAGAGTTCTCAG acCTATGTGTTTTGTGAAGCAGCTGGAGATCCCTCAGTACGGCTACAGACCCAACATGGTGCCTGCCACACCCCGCGCCAACCTGGCCAAAGAGCTGGAGAAATACTCCAAGGTCTCCTTCGACTATGCAAGCTTCGACGTCCAGGTGTTTGGGAAGCCTTTGCTGGTTCCAAAGATACCCGCCACCAGCCAAACCTCACCCAAAGCCTTCAAAT cTAAACCATTCCCTAAGGCCACGTCCCCGGGCCATAGCTTCTCGGGAGGATATGCAAAGAGCagctcctcctcgtcctccagtGGCTACGATTATACCCATGATGCCGAGGCTGCTCACATGGCTGCCACTGCCATTCTGAACCTGTCCACACGCTGCTGGGAGAGTCCAGAGAACCTTAGCACCAAACAGCAGGACCCAGCTGGCAAG GACATAGATATTGAAGTGGATGAGAATGGGACACTGGACCTGAGCATGAAGAAGCCCATCAAGATGGAAGGGATGCAATCACCCGACccctgttcttcctcctcctcgcagCACCCGGGAGACGTTCCCTCGTCCCAGGGCCACCTACAGGAGGAGCTGGAGGGGCCTCTGGACTTCACTAAGCCAAACTGTCCCAAAgagaaggaggagcaggaggag ATGGACTATGTGGCCCACTCCTACACCTCCTCTGACGCAGAAGATGATGACATCACCCAGGAGAGCATGGAGGACAGGAAGTACCCAGGCGAGGTCACCACGTCCAGCTTCAAGGTCCAGTTCTCGCCCAAAGACTGCAAAAAAGAGGTTCTACT GTGTCCCACCCCAGGTTGTGATGGCAGTGGGCACATCACTGGAAACTACGCTTCACATCGGAG TTTGTCAGGCTGTCCTCTTGCTGATAAGTCTCTTCGGACCCTCATGGCTGCCCACTCTGCTGAACTGAA GTGTCCGACCCCTGAATGCGATGGATCAGGTCACATCACTGGAAACTACGCCTCCCATAGAAG TTTGTCTGGATGCCCCCGTGCTAAGAAAGGTGCCGTCAAAACAACACCCACCAAGGATGACAAGGAAGACTCTGAGCTTTTAAG TAGATGCCCGGTGCCCGGCTGTGACAGCCTGGGCCACATCAGTGGGAAGTATGCCACCCACCGTAGTGCATACGGGTGCCCGCTGGCAGCGAGGCGTCAGAAGGAGGGGCTCCTCAACGGTTCTCCTTTCTCCTGGAAGGCCTTTAAGATGGAGGGCCCCACCTGTCCCACCCCCGGCTGTGATGGATCAGGACACGCCAACGGCAGCTTCCTCACACACCGCAG TCTCTCTGGTTGTCCCAGAGCCTCCGCTAATAAGAAGAGAACTAGGTTCCCTGGAGACGAGTACATTACAGCAAAGTTCAAGGCCAGCGATG TTCTGGATAATGATGAAGATATCAAGCAGCTGAACAAAGAGATCGGGGAACTGAGTGAGTCCAACTCAGAGATGGAGGATGATATGATGAACCTGCACACACAG ATCTCATCCATGGAGAAGAACCTGAAGAGTATGGAGGAGGAAAACAAGCAGATCGAGGAGAGGAACGATGCCCTGTACATGGAGCTGTCTGGCCTGAGCCAAGCTCTGATCCGCAGCCTGTCCAACATCCGGCTGCCACACATG CAGGAACCTATGTCGCACCAGAACTTCGATAATTACGTGGACACCTTGACCCATATGTTCTCCAATAAAGATTGCTACCAAAACCCGGAGAACCGCGCTCTGTTGGAGTCCATCAACCAAGCAGTAAAAGGCATCGAAGTGTAG
- the LOC129860936 gene encoding myelin transcription factor 1-like isoform X4, whose amino-acid sequence MVEEEALENEFRGQLLNQRWTRGDRISRFCETKRSLRIKMSQDTAETRTRTRSKGIRVPVELVGAELSSCPTPGCDGSGHVIGRYSRHRSILGCPIVKKRKLVEAEEEENQPAPKKKTLPLKLAMDEGFNTADSDAASEAEHKEGEESEEEEQKEKENSKTPNPAMSMKADCSQVVPEDTEKETSNESDTIAVPEAGTSQKDTVTTTQQQASTEAEAEAEADRHKEEVQVVAEIQAAEEEEEEEDEDTVDVHRTIEQPKGDNETGRAESEEKQKEEVGEEEGGGEEEKEEERQFVSQEISDHQYSSGDYSRHPAKEEGDEEEEKKGEEKEEEEEEEEVEEEVEEEKEEEEDEVVYMEPAIPLAPSTPAQECEDTEVAAGEVKIGSPLTEEEEEEEEEEEETEAGEVEEEDHDSHKAPPTTVAIEIRSEEEEEEEEEEEEDDCLSQGSGVTDDSETWDMTRGNLGLLEQAIALKAEQVRGPHVDQQSPEHQHYHSPDDRASKAMDQAMRHRGHHSKEKKEVKCPTPGCDGTGHVTGLYPHHRSLSGCPHKDRIPPEILAMHENVLKCPTPGCIGQGHVNSNRNTHRSLSGCPIAAAEKLSKGGHVTPSHPQPSVSEPATGSPHSDRVLRPMCFVKQLEIPQYGYRPNMVPATPRANLAKELEKYSKVSFDYASFDVQVFGKPLLVPKIPATSQTSPKAFKSKPFPKATSPGHSFSGGYAKSSSSSSSSGYDYTHDAEAAHMAATAILNLSTRCWESPENLSTKQQDPAGKDIDIEVDENGTLDLSMKKPIKMEGMQSPDPCSSSSSQHPGDVPSSQGHLQEELEGPLDFTKPNCPKEKEEQEEMDYVAHSYTSSDAEDDDITQESMEDRKYPGEVTTSSFKVQFSPKDCKKEVLLCPTPGCDGSGHITGNYASHRSLSGCPLADKSLRTLMAAHSAELKCPTPECDGSGHITGNYASHRSLSGCPRAKKGAVKTTPTKDDKEDSELLSRCPVPGCDSLGHISGKYATHRSAYGCPLAARRQKEGLLNGSPFSWKAFKMEGPTCPTPGCDGSGHANGSFLTHRSLSGCPRASANKKRTRFPGDEYITAKFKASDVLDNDEDIKQLNKEIGELSESNSEMEDDMMNLHTQISSMEKNLKSMEEENKQIEERNDALYMELSGLSQALIRSLSNIRLPHMQEPMSHQNFDNYVDTLTHMFSNKDCYQNPENRALLESINQAVKGIEV is encoded by the exons ATGGTCGAGGAGGAGGCTTTGG AAAATGAGTTCAGAGGGCAGCTGCTGAACCAGAGGTGGACGCGAGGAGACAGAATAAGCAGATTCTGTGAGACCAAGAGGAGCCTTCGAATCAAA atgaGTCAGGACACAGCAGAAACGAGAACCCGGACCCGCTCAAAAGGCATCAGAG TACCCGTTGAACTTGTGGGAGCAGAGTTAAG TAGCTGCCCCACCCCCGGGTGCGATGGTTCAGGCCATGTCATTGGGAGATATTCACGACACAGAAG CATTCTTGGATGCCCAATAGTGAAGAAGAGGAAACTTGTGGAGGCGGAGGAAGAAGAGAATCAACCCGCCCCCAAGAAAAAGACCCTGCCCCTGAAGTTGGCCATGGACGAGGGCTTCAACACAGCAGACAGTGACGCCGCAAGTGAGGCAGAGCAtaaggagggagaggagtcagaggaggaggagcagaaagagaaggAAAATAGCAAAACACCAAACCCAGCCATGTCCATGAAAG CCGATTGCTCACAGGTGGTACCCGAAGACACCGAAAAAGAGACATCTAATGAGTCCGACACCATAGCTGTACCTGAAGCAGGGACTTCGCAGAAGGACACAGTCACCACAACCCAACAGCAAGCTTCCACAGAGGCAgaagcagaggcagaggcagacagacacaaagaggaggTGCAAGTAGTGGCAGAGATACAGGccgctgaggaggaggaggaggaggaagatgaggatacAGTTGATGTACACAGAACAATAGAGCAGCCCAAAGGCGACAATGAAACagggagagcagagagtgagGAGAAGCAAAAGGaggaggtaggagaggaggagggaggaggggaggaagagaaagaggaggagaggcaatTTGTGAGTCAGGAGATCTCAGATCACCAGTATTCCAGTGGCGACTATAGCAGGCATCCGGCaaaagaggagggagatgaggaagaagagaagaagggagaggaaaaggaggaggaggaggaagaggaggaggtggaagaggaggtagaggaagaaaaggaggaagaggaggatgaggtggTCTACATGGAGCCTGCCATCCCTCTTGCCCCTAGTACTCCTGCTCAGGAATGTGAGGATACAGAAGTGGCAGCGGGGGAGGTAAAGATTGGTTCCCCGTTGactgaagaggaggaagaggaggaggaagaagaggaggaaacagAAGCAGGGGAGGTGGAAGAAGAGGACCACGACTCTCACAAAGCCCCACCTACCACAGTGGCCATTGAGATACgatctgaggaagaggaagaggaggaggaagaggaggaggaagatgactgTCTCTCACAGGGTTCGGGTGTGACAGATGACTCAGAGACCTGGGATATGACCCGGGGGAACTTGGGACTGCTGGAGCAAGCCATCGCCCTGAAGGCCGAGCAGGTGAGAGGGCCGCACGTCGACCAACAGTCTCCAGAGCACCAGCACTACCACAGCCCCGACGACAGGGCCAGCAAAGCCATGGACCAAGCCATGCGACACAGAGGACACCACAGCAAAG AAAAGAAGGAGGTGAAATGCCCTACCCCTGGGTGTGATGGGACGGGCCATGTGACTGGGCTGTACCCCCACCACCGCAGCCTCTCTGGGTGCCCTCACAAAGACAGGATCCCACCTGAGA tACTGGCCATGCACGAGAACGTGCTGAAGTGTCCAACTCCAGGATGCATAGGCCAGGGTCACGTAAACAGCAATCGCAACACACACCGCAG TCTGTCCGGTTGTCCCATAGCAGCTGCAGAGAAACTCTCCAAGGGGGGCCATGTCACCCCCAGTCACCCTCAGCCTTCAGTCAGCGAGCCCGCAACTGGGAGCCCACATTCAGACAGAGTTCTCAG acCTATGTGTTTTGTGAAGCAGCTGGAGATCCCTCAGTACGGCTACAGACCCAACATGGTGCCTGCCACACCCCGCGCCAACCTGGCCAAAGAGCTGGAGAAATACTCCAAGGTCTCCTTCGACTATGCAAGCTTCGACGTCCAGGTGTTTGGGAAGCCTTTGCTGGTTCCAAAGATACCCGCCACCAGCCAAACCTCACCCAAAGCCTTCAAAT cTAAACCATTCCCTAAGGCCACGTCCCCGGGCCATAGCTTCTCGGGAGGATATGCAAAGAGCagctcctcctcgtcctccagtGGCTACGATTATACCCATGATGCCGAGGCTGCTCACATGGCTGCCACTGCCATTCTGAACCTGTCCACACGCTGCTGGGAGAGTCCAGAGAACCTTAGCACCAAACAGCAGGACCCAGCTGGCAAG GACATAGATATTGAAGTGGATGAGAATGGGACACTGGACCTGAGCATGAAGAAGCCCATCAAGATGGAAGGGATGCAATCACCCGACccctgttcttcctcctcctcgcagCACCCGGGAGACGTTCCCTCGTCCCAGGGCCACCTACAGGAGGAGCTGGAGGGGCCTCTGGACTTCACTAAGCCAAACTGTCCCAAAgagaaggaggagcaggaggag ATGGACTATGTGGCCCACTCCTACACCTCCTCTGACGCAGAAGATGATGACATCACCCAGGAGAGCATGGAGGACAGGAAGTACCCAGGCGAGGTCACCACGTCCAGCTTCAAGGTCCAGTTCTCGCCCAAAGACTGCAAAAAAGAGGTTCTACT GTGTCCCACCCCAGGTTGTGATGGCAGTGGGCACATCACTGGAAACTACGCTTCACATCGGAG TTTGTCAGGCTGTCCTCTTGCTGATAAGTCTCTTCGGACCCTCATGGCTGCCCACTCTGCTGAACTGAA GTGTCCGACCCCTGAATGCGATGGATCAGGTCACATCACTGGAAACTACGCCTCCCATAGAAG TTTGTCTGGATGCCCCCGTGCTAAGAAAGGTGCCGTCAAAACAACACCCACCAAGGATGACAAGGAAGACTCTGAGCTTTTAAG TAGATGCCCGGTGCCCGGCTGTGACAGCCTGGGCCACATCAGTGGGAAGTATGCCACCCACCGTAGTGCATACGGGTGCCCGCTGGCAGCGAGGCGTCAGAAGGAGGGGCTCCTCAACGGTTCTCCTTTCTCCTGGAAGGCCTTTAAGATGGAGGGCCCCACCTGTCCCACCCCCGGCTGTGATGGATCAGGACACGCCAACGGCAGCTTCCTCACACACCGCAG TCTCTCTGGTTGTCCCAGAGCCTCCGCTAATAAGAAGAGAACTAGGTTCCCTGGAGACGAGTACATTACAGCAAAGTTCAAGGCCAGCGATG TTCTGGATAATGATGAAGATATCAAGCAGCTGAACAAAGAGATCGGGGAACTGAGTGAGTCCAACTCAGAGATGGAGGATGATATGATGAACCTGCACACACAG ATCTCATCCATGGAGAAGAACCTGAAGAGTATGGAGGAGGAAAACAAGCAGATCGAGGAGAGGAACGATGCCCTGTACATGGAGCTGTCTGGCCTGAGCCAAGCTCTGATCCGCAGCCTGTCCAACATCCGGCTGCCACACATG CAGGAACCTATGTCGCACCAGAACTTCGATAATTACGTGGACACCTTGACCCATATGTTCTCCAATAAAGATTGCTACCAAAACCCGGAGAACCGCGCTCTGTTGGAGTCCATCAACCAAGCAGTAAAAGGCATCGAAGTGTAG